From a single Terriglobia bacterium genomic region:
- a CDS encoding GMC family oxidoreductase: MAGGNQQFDFDFIVIGSGFGGSVSAHRLVDKGYRVAVMEMGRRWTADDYPRTSWSIHRWFWRPKLALRGFFNMRYFRHVTILHGCAVGGGSITYAATLLRPPDKIWSSGSWNGLADWQSEMPRHYEAASTMLGVTENRILGPADHLLKQAAEAVGVGQSFYRTSVAIFQAAEGEQGGTTFPDPYLGGEGPERTTCRACGGCMMGCRHGAKNSLDMNYLYLAEKHGARVFPETQVVDVKPLGGASDGSAGYEVRTEKSTAWIRRRPQRFTCRGVVFAASSLGTMELMFHLKECGSLPAISDKLGKHVRTNSESLIGVRVPDCKEDLSTGVAIGSGIYIDEHTHIEAVRYPSGSDTMSLMSTILTGGRPGPRRILLWLANMARALLRHPFKTLRLFRPWGWARESVILLCMQALDGHIEMRWKRPWFWPFRKFLVSRGDKVPAYIPAANDFAEKFARLTGGTPMSMLPEILFNVPGTAHCIGGCVIAESPERGVVDHRHRVFGYKNMYVCDGSVVATNLGVNPSLTITALAERAMSFIVPAAETTWNDAAESAPTGASPSVTR, from the coding sequence ATGGCCGGCGGCAATCAGCAATTCGACTTCGACTTCATTGTGATCGGCTCCGGGTTCGGCGGCAGTGTGAGCGCGCACCGCTTGGTGGACAAGGGCTATCGCGTCGCGGTCATGGAGATGGGCCGGCGCTGGACCGCCGACGATTACCCGCGCACCAGTTGGTCGATTCACCGCTGGTTCTGGCGTCCGAAGCTGGCGCTGCGCGGGTTCTTCAACATGCGGTACTTCCGCCATGTCACCATCCTGCATGGCTGCGCCGTCGGTGGCGGCTCGATTACCTACGCTGCCACCTTGCTGCGCCCGCCGGACAAGATTTGGTCTTCGGGCTCATGGAACGGCCTGGCGGACTGGCAAAGCGAGATGCCGCGGCACTATGAAGCCGCGTCCACCATGCTCGGCGTCACCGAGAACAGGATTCTCGGTCCGGCGGATCATCTGCTGAAACAAGCGGCCGAAGCCGTGGGAGTTGGACAGAGTTTTTATCGCACCAGCGTCGCGATTTTCCAGGCGGCGGAAGGAGAGCAGGGCGGCACGACCTTTCCCGATCCCTACCTCGGGGGAGAAGGTCCGGAGCGGACTACCTGCCGCGCCTGCGGTGGCTGCATGATGGGCTGCCGCCACGGCGCGAAAAATTCCCTCGACATGAATTATCTCTATCTGGCGGAAAAGCACGGCGCGCGAGTTTTTCCGGAAACGCAAGTTGTGGACGTGAAACCGCTCGGCGGCGCCTCCGACGGCAGCGCCGGTTACGAGGTGCGTACCGAGAAGTCCACCGCGTGGATACGCCGCCGCCCGCAACGCTTCACCTGCCGCGGCGTGGTGTTCGCGGCATCGTCGCTCGGCACCATGGAGCTGATGTTTCACCTGAAGGAATGCGGCTCGTTGCCGGCGATCAGCGACAAGCTGGGCAAGCACGTGCGCACCAATTCCGAATCGCTGATCGGCGTGCGCGTTCCGGACTGCAAAGAAGATTTGTCGACGGGCGTGGCCATCGGGTCGGGGATTTACATTGACGAGCACACCCACATCGAAGCGGTGCGGTACCCCAGCGGCTCCGACACCATGAGCCTAATGTCCACCATCCTGACCGGCGGCCGCCCGGGACCGAGAAGGATTCTGCTGTGGCTGGCGAACATGGCGCGCGCGCTGCTGCGCCACCCCTTCAAAACTCTGCGCCTGTTTCGACCCTGGGGATGGGCGCGGGAGTCGGTGATTCTGCTCTGCATGCAGGCGCTGGATGGACACATCGAAATGCGCTGGAAGCGCCCGTGGTTCTGGCCGTTTCGCAAGTTTCTGGTCAGCCGCGGCGACAAGGTCCCGGCTTACATTCCCGCGGCCAACGATTTTGCGGAAAAGTTCGCGCGCCTCACCGGGGGCACGCCCATGAGCATGCTCCCGGAGATCCTGTTCAACGTTCCCGGAACGGCGCACTGCATCGGGGGTTGCGTGATTGCGGAGTCGCCCGAGCGCGGCGTGGTCGACCATCGCCACCGCGTCTTCGGATACAAGAACATGTACGTGTGCGATGGGTCGGTGGTGGCGACGAATCTCGGAGTCAATCCCAGCCTGACCATCACCGCCCTGGCGGAACGGGCGATGTCGTTCATCGTGCCCGCGGCGGAAACAACTTGGAATGACGCTGCCGAGTCAGCTCCCACCGGCGCCTCTCCTTCGGTGACCAGGTAA
- the cydB gene encoding cytochrome d ubiquinol oxidase subunit II gives METLWFVIVALMLVAYVVLDGFDIGAGIIHLIAARTDEERRTILRAIGPVWDGNEVWLLAAGGTLYFAFPLLYASSFSGFYLPLMMVLWLLMLRAIGIEFRTHLESHVWRGFFDVIFSVSSILLAIFFGAALGNVVRGVPLNSDGYFFEPLWTNWRVGPHPGILDWFTVMAGVMALATLTMHGALYIAHKTYGAVNERARRIALATWPVVLALTFISLMLTIRVHLDVVDNYKRWPIGLAIPLIVFASLAGVLYFATEYREKAAFLCSSAYVAGMLGGAAFGIYPDVLPAAMNQTNSLTIYNTAAARHGLSVGLVWWSIGIVIAIGYFVFVYRMFKGKVTLEAGEGH, from the coding sequence ATGGAAACGCTCTGGTTCGTGATTGTCGCCCTGATGCTGGTCGCATACGTGGTGCTCGACGGTTTCGATATCGGCGCCGGCATCATTCACCTCATCGCCGCCCGCACCGACGAGGAGCGCCGCACCATCCTGCGCGCCATCGGCCCGGTGTGGGACGGAAACGAAGTCTGGCTGCTGGCCGCCGGCGGCACTCTCTACTTCGCCTTTCCGCTGCTCTATGCCTCCAGTTTCAGCGGCTTTTATCTTCCGCTGATGATGGTGCTGTGGCTGCTCATGCTGCGCGCCATCGGCATCGAATTTCGCACTCACCTGGAAAGCCACGTTTGGCGCGGCTTCTTCGACGTGATCTTTTCCGTTTCCAGCATCCTGCTGGCAATTTTCTTCGGCGCGGCGCTGGGCAACGTGGTGCGCGGCGTGCCGCTGAACAGCGACGGCTACTTCTTCGAGCCGCTGTGGACGAACTGGCGCGTCGGGCCGCATCCGGGAATCCTGGATTGGTTCACCGTGATGGCGGGCGTGATGGCGCTGGCCACGCTGACCATGCATGGCGCGCTCTACATCGCGCACAAGACCTATGGCGCGGTCAACGAACGCGCCCGCCGCATTGCGCTGGCGACCTGGCCCGTGGTCCTGGCGCTTACTTTCATCAGCTTGATGCTCACCATCCGCGTGCATTTGGACGTGGTGGACAACTACAAGCGCTGGCCCATCGGCCTGGCGATCCCGTTGATCGTCTTCGCCAGCCTGGCGGGCGTGCTGTACTTCGCCACCGAGTACCGGGAGAAGGCGGCGTTCCTGTGCTCGTCCGCCTACGTTGCGGGAATGTTGGGCGGCGCCGCGTTCGGAATTTATCCCGACGTTCTGCCGGCGGCGATGAATCAGACCAACAGCCTGACCATCTACAACACCGCCGCCGCGCGCCATGGCCTATCCGTGGGCCTGGTGTGGTGGTCGATCGGCATCGTGATCGCGATCGGCTACTTCGTGTTCGTGTACCGGATGTTCAAAGGCAAGGTGACGCTGGAGGCGGGGGAAGGGCACTAG
- a CDS encoding cytochrome ubiquinol oxidase subunit I, whose translation MDSALIIHRLHFAFTVTYHYLFPQLTMGLAPLIVVLQSLALWKNDERYRRAARFWAKIFGINFVLGVVTGIPMEFQFGTNWAHFSQWAGGVIGQTLAMEGMFAFFLESTFLGLFLYGEKRLGPRLHWFSGFMVFAGSWLSGYFIVATDAWMQHPTGYVRMPNGSVQLQSFWALVLNPWAGWQYAHNMSGAVITGSFVMAAVGAFYLLSHQHKDQAQIYIRTGVIAGVIFTILQVFPTGDGQGRMVARHQPATLAGMEALFTTQPGAPLVIIGQPDTVQQKIDNPLFVPKMLSFLTYKRWNAEVKGLDAFPKRDQPENVALLYYSYHIMVGLGTIFIAVMILSAGLLWRKKLFDARWALWILMLSFPFPYIANTAGWMTAEVGRQPWLVYGLLRTADGYSTMVSAGNGLFTLLGFMGMYTVLSFLFLFLIYREIERGPEEAAPAKLKPPVYEPELAEVR comes from the coding sequence ATGGACAGCGCACTCATCATTCATCGCCTGCACTTCGCCTTCACCGTGACCTATCACTATCTGTTTCCGCAACTGACCATGGGCCTGGCGCCGCTGATCGTCGTCTTGCAGTCGCTGGCATTGTGGAAGAACGACGAGCGCTACCGCCGCGCGGCGCGCTTCTGGGCGAAGATTTTTGGTATCAACTTTGTGCTCGGCGTGGTTACCGGCATCCCCATGGAATTTCAGTTCGGCACCAACTGGGCGCACTTCTCGCAGTGGGCCGGTGGGGTCATCGGCCAGACGCTCGCCATGGAAGGCATGTTCGCCTTCTTTCTGGAATCCACGTTCCTGGGCCTGTTCCTTTACGGCGAGAAGCGGCTGGGTCCCAGGCTGCACTGGTTCAGCGGGTTCATGGTTTTTGCCGGATCGTGGCTGTCGGGCTACTTCATCGTCGCCACCGACGCCTGGATGCAGCATCCCACCGGCTATGTGCGCATGCCTAACGGCAGCGTGCAGCTCCAGAGTTTCTGGGCGCTGGTGCTGAATCCGTGGGCGGGCTGGCAGTACGCCCACAACATGAGCGGCGCCGTGATCACCGGCTCGTTCGTCATGGCCGCGGTCGGCGCCTTCTACCTGCTCAGCCACCAGCACAAAGATCAGGCGCAGATCTACATCCGCACTGGCGTGATTGCGGGCGTTATCTTCACCATCCTGCAAGTATTTCCCACCGGCGACGGCCAGGGGCGCATGGTCGCACGCCATCAGCCGGCGACGCTGGCGGGAATGGAAGCGCTGTTCACCACGCAGCCCGGCGCGCCGCTGGTCATCATCGGGCAACCTGACACCGTGCAGCAGAAAATCGACAACCCGCTGTTCGTGCCCAAGATGCTGAGCTTCCTCACCTATAAGCGCTGGAACGCCGAGGTGAAGGGCCTGGACGCATTTCCCAAGCGGGACCAGCCGGAGAACGTCGCGCTGCTCTACTACAGCTACCACATCATGGTGGGGCTGGGGACGATCTTCATCGCCGTCATGATCCTGTCGGCCGGGCTGCTGTGGCGCAAGAAACTGTTTGACGCGCGCTGGGCGCTGTGGATCCTGATGCTCAGCTTCCCCTTCCCCTACATCGCCAACACCGCCGGCTGGATGACCGCCGAAGTCGGCCGCCAGCCGTGGCTGGTGTACGGCTTGCTGCGCACGGCAGACGGCTACTCCACGATGGTCTCGGCGGGCAACGGGTTATTCACGCTGCTGGGCTTCATGGGCATGTACACCGTGCTCTCGTTCCTGTTCCTCTTCCTGATTTATCGCGAAATCGAGCGCGGGCCGGAGGAGGCCGCGCCGGCCAAACTAAAACCGCCGGTGTACGAACCTGAATTGGCGGAGGTGCGGTGA
- a CDS encoding acyl-CoA thioesterase produces MSQERTAQENLKLEPRPVRESQSEMTEIVLPNDANPLGSLLGGRLMHWIDLAGAMAAHRHSRNYVVTASMDHVDFLTPVRVGDFVILQSSVNRAFHSSMEVGVKVLVENYIKGAHSQVASALLTFVAVDRDGRHLPVPPVIPETEDEKRRYEDAGRRREVRQRTKK; encoded by the coding sequence ATGTCACAGGAACGAACGGCCCAGGAGAACCTGAAGCTGGAGCCGCGCCCGGTGCGCGAATCGCAATCGGAGATGACGGAAATCGTTCTGCCCAACGATGCCAACCCGCTCGGCTCGTTGCTCGGCGGCAGGCTGATGCACTGGATTGACCTGGCGGGAGCGATGGCGGCGCACCGCCATTCACGAAATTATGTCGTCACCGCCTCCATGGACCACGTGGATTTTCTCACTCCGGTGCGTGTCGGCGATTTCGTGATCCTGCAATCATCCGTCAATCGCGCGTTCCATTCTTCCATGGAAGTCGGCGTCAAGGTCCTGGTGGAGAACTACATCAAGGGAGCGCATTCGCAGGTCGCCTCGGCGCTGCTGACCTTTGTCGCCGTGGACCGCGACGGGCGCCACCTCCCCGTCCCGCCGGTCATTCCCGAAACCGAGGACGAAAAACGCCGCTACGAGGATGCTGGGCGCAGACGCGAAGTCCGCCAGCGAACGAAAAAATAG
- a CDS encoding tetratricopeptide repeat protein — protein sequence MDRIAALKELLAANPTDAFAHYGLAMEYSKAGDVAGALAEFKTILQHNPDYVPAYQMAGQMLMSAGRIEEARKMLEDGIAAARRCGNQHAASEMQGMLDTMPSE from the coding sequence ATGGACCGCATCGCCGCGCTCAAGGAACTGCTCGCCGCCAATCCCACCGACGCCTTCGCGCATTACGGCCTGGCCATGGAGTATTCGAAAGCGGGCGACGTCGCGGGCGCGCTCGCCGAGTTCAAGACCATCCTTCAGCACAATCCGGATTACGTGCCTGCCTACCAGATGGCGGGACAGATGCTCATGTCGGCGGGACGGATCGAGGAGGCGCGCAAGATGTTGGAGGATGGCATTGCGGCGGCGCGCCGCTGCGGCAACCAGCACGCTGCCTCGGAAATGCAGGGCATGCTGGACACGATGCCGAGCGAATAG
- a CDS encoding SDR family NAD(P)-dependent oxidoreductase encodes MPAQLNGKVAVITGASMGIGEALAKLFVEEGALVVLTARDQARLEAARARIGHPEQTPVLTCDVRNREEIDRVLSLTLHNFGRVDIWVNNAGHGMNDSVEMMDRDAYRRMFDTNLFGAIDGMQAVIPAMKRQGGGVIINISSVAGHIPLPFAAAYSATKFAINAIGKAARVELQGTGVHVLTVCPGYIATNFEVNKTLGREPRRLNSANQKGVSAELVARDIFNGYLKGKREVYTPWYYWMVAKLYQLFPALVEWGMGRRLKGRH; translated from the coding sequence ATGCCTGCGCAGCTCAACGGAAAAGTTGCGGTCATCACTGGCGCGTCCATGGGAATCGGCGAGGCGCTGGCGAAGCTGTTCGTCGAAGAAGGAGCGTTGGTCGTTCTCACCGCGCGCGACCAGGCGCGCTTGGAGGCGGCGCGCGCCCGCATCGGCCACCCGGAGCAAACTCCGGTGCTCACCTGCGACGTGCGCAACCGCGAAGAGATTGACCGCGTGCTCTCCCTCACCCTGCACAATTTCGGGCGCGTGGACATCTGGGTCAACAACGCCGGCCATGGCATGAACGACTCGGTCGAGATGATGGACCGCGATGCCTACCGCCGGATGTTCGACACCAACCTGTTCGGCGCCATTGATGGCATGCAGGCAGTCATTCCGGCGATGAAGCGCCAGGGCGGCGGCGTCATCATTAATATTTCCAGCGTTGCCGGGCACATCCCGCTGCCGTTCGCAGCGGCCTACAGCGCCACCAAGTTTGCCATCAACGCCATCGGCAAGGCGGCGCGCGTGGAGTTGCAGGGAACCGGCGTGCACGTGCTGACTGTCTGCCCCGGATACATTGCGACCAACTTCGAGGTCAATAAAACCCTGGGCCGCGAGCCGCGCCGGTTGAATTCCGCGAACCAGAAAGGCGTCAGCGCCGAATTGGTGGCCCGCGATATCTTCAACGGTTACTTGAAGGGTAAGCGCGAAGTCTATACGCCCTGGTACTACTGGATGGTCGCCAAGCTCTACCAGCTCTTCCCGGCGCTGGTCGAGTGGGGAATGGGGCGGAGGCTGAAAGGCCGCCATTAG
- a CDS encoding arsenate reductase (glutaredoxin) yields the protein MTAKGVEFEAVDYTRQPLTADALQKLLHSAGLKPTDAMRTKEAAYKQFVAGKNLKDDELVSLMIKHPELIQRPLVVRGKKVVLARPVERLSGLGV from the coding sequence TTGACCGCGAAAGGCGTCGAGTTTGAGGCGGTGGACTACACCAGGCAGCCGCTCACCGCCGATGCGCTGCAGAAGTTGCTGCACAGCGCCGGCCTGAAGCCGACGGACGCGATGCGGACCAAGGAAGCGGCGTACAAGCAGTTCGTGGCCGGAAAAAATCTGAAGGACGATGAACTGGTCAGCCTGATGATCAAGCATCCGGAACTCATCCAGCGTCCGCTGGTGGTGCGCGGGAAGAAAGTTGTGCTGGCGCGGCCCGTGGAACGCCTTTCCGGCCTCGGTGTTTAG
- a CDS encoding STAS domain-containing protein, with translation MLLKTSSRIYGDALILDCNGRITFGEETALLRQQVYDLLQQSRNVVLNLSNVTFIDSSGVGELVRMLTTASRDQKTIVLAGLTGRVRDVLQITKLATVFVTYSTAVEAAQALSGGEEE, from the coding sequence ATGTTGCTCAAGACCAGCAGCCGCATCTATGGCGATGCCTTGATTTTGGATTGCAACGGCAGGATCACGTTTGGGGAAGAAACTGCTCTCCTGCGACAGCAGGTTTACGACCTGTTGCAGCAGTCGCGCAACGTGGTTTTGAACCTCTCGAATGTCACGTTCATTGACAGCTCGGGGGTAGGAGAGCTGGTTCGCATGCTGACCACGGCGAGTCGCGATCAGAAGACGATCGTGCTGGCGGGCCTGACGGGGCGGGTGCGCGACGTGCTGCAAATCACCAAGTTGGCGACCGTGTTCGTCACTTATTCGACTGCGGTCGAGGCGGCGCAGGCGCTCAGCGGGGGAGAAGAGGAGTGA
- a CDS encoding ammonium transporter, translated as MRRACVKAVLVLLLLGTAAPAFAVAPILRAARTSTILAAADVSADRIAKLEQQVADAKGSADNAWMLMCAALVLMMTGPGLALFYGGLVRKKNVLGTMMQSFAMMAIVTVLWAIVGYSLAFAPGSSFIGNLSRAFLHGVGAQPDADYAATIPQQTFMIYQLMFAIITPALITGAFAERMKFSAMALFMVLWSLLVYCPMAHMVWGKGGILNAALGGRFPTLDFAGGTVVHVTSGVSALVCATYLGRRLGYPREMMPPHSVVLSFIGACLLWVGWFGFNAGSALSSGSLATSAFVATHFAAAAAALGWGAAEWIRNGKPSALGAISGAVAGLVAITPAAGFVSPLSALLIGLIAGVVCYAMVAKVKSIFGYDDSLDAFGVHGAGGTIGAILTGIFASRLVNPVFHDAQGNATAVGLMEGNWRQVGNQLVGVAIAWTIALVGTLAILKVVDLVVGLRVSAEDEAQGLDLTQHGEEGYYWEASAP; from the coding sequence ATGCGACGTGCATGCGTCAAGGCAGTTCTGGTTCTTCTCCTACTCGGTACGGCGGCCCCGGCCTTCGCGGTTGCCCCGATTCTCCGCGCCGCCCGCACTTCCACTATCCTGGCAGCCGCCGACGTCTCCGCCGACCGCATCGCCAAACTGGAACAGCAGGTCGCCGACGCCAAGGGCTCCGCCGACAATGCCTGGATGCTGATGTGCGCCGCCCTCGTCCTGATGATGACCGGCCCCGGCCTGGCTCTTTTCTATGGCGGCCTGGTGCGCAAGAAGAACGTGCTGGGCACCATGATGCAGAGCTTCGCCATGATGGCCATCGTGACCGTGCTCTGGGCCATCGTCGGCTACAGCCTCGCCTTCGCGCCCGGCAGTTCCTTCATCGGCAACCTGAGCCGCGCTTTTCTGCACGGCGTCGGGGCGCAGCCTGACGCGGACTACGCCGCCACCATCCCGCAGCAGACCTTCATGATTTACCAGTTAATGTTCGCCATCATTACTCCGGCATTGATCACCGGCGCCTTTGCCGAACGCATGAAGTTCAGCGCCATGGCGCTGTTCATGGTTTTGTGGTCGCTGTTGGTGTACTGCCCGATGGCGCACATGGTGTGGGGTAAGGGAGGCATTCTGAACGCGGCGCTGGGCGGCCGCTTTCCCACGCTCGATTTCGCCGGCGGAACGGTGGTGCACGTCACCTCCGGCGTCTCCGCGCTGGTCTGCGCCACCTACCTCGGCCGCCGCCTCGGTTACCCGCGGGAGATGATGCCGCCGCACAGCGTCGTGCTCAGCTTCATCGGCGCCTGCCTGCTGTGGGTGGGATGGTTCGGCTTCAACGCCGGCAGCGCGCTCAGCTCCGGCAGCCTGGCCACCAGCGCTTTTGTTGCCACTCATTTTGCTGCCGCCGCCGCCGCGCTCGGATGGGGCGCCGCCGAATGGATTCGCAACGGCAAGCCCAGCGCGCTGGGAGCGATTTCCGGGGCGGTGGCGGGCCTGGTTGCCATCACTCCCGCCGCCGGTTTCGTTTCTCCCCTGTCGGCGCTGCTCATCGGCCTGATTGCGGGTGTGGTTTGCTACGCCATGGTGGCCAAGGTCAAAAGCATTTTCGGCTACGACGACTCGCTCGACGCTTTCGGGGTACACGGCGCCGGCGGCACCATCGGCGCCATTCTCACCGGAATTTTTGCTTCGCGCCTGGTCAATCCCGTCTTTCACGACGCGCAGGGCAATGCCACCGCCGTCGGATTGATGGAGGGCAACTGGCGCCAGGTGGGCAACCAGTTGGTGGGAGTCGCCATCGCCTGGACCATCGCGCTGGTCGGCACGCTCGCGATTCTGAAAGTGGTGGACCTGGTCGTCGGCCTGCGCGTTTCCGCCGAAGACGAAGCCCAGGGCCTGGATCTCACGCAGCACGGCGAAGAAGGCTATTACTGGGAAGCCTCCGCGCCGTAG
- a CDS encoding P-II family nitrogen regulator, producing MTKIEAIIQPARLDQVKEALLEIGVDGMTVLEARGHGRQKGHTEFYRGREYTVDLLPKVKLEIVLNDELVDRAVQAIVTAARTGKIGDGKIFLSRVDEAIRIRNEERGVTAL from the coding sequence ATGACAAAAATCGAAGCCATCATTCAGCCGGCCCGCCTCGACCAGGTCAAGGAAGCGCTGCTGGAAATCGGGGTGGACGGCATGACCGTGCTCGAAGCCCGCGGCCACGGCCGCCAGAAAGGCCACACCGAGTTCTACCGCGGCCGCGAATACACCGTGGACCTGCTCCCCAAGGTCAAACTCGAGATCGTGCTCAATGACGAGCTCGTGGACCGCGCCGTGCAGGCCATCGTCACCGCCGCCCGCACCGGAAAAATCGGCGACGGCAAGATCTTTCTCTCCCGCGTCGACGAAGCTATTCGCATTCGCAACGAAGAGCGGGGCGTCACCGCCTTATGA